TAGCGGTGACTGCCCCCGCTTGGTGCCGAAACATGCGAGCCGGAGGAAGGCATGGAGAACGAAGGTGCCGAGGAACTTGCCGGAGCGCCTCCGCCAGCCCTGCCTGCGAATCCGGGCTGCATGGAAAATCCGGGCTGCATGGAATTGGAGAGCGACGGCGCGTAGCCGCGATGCATGGTCGCCCCTGAAACGAAGCCGCTGTTTGTGCCTCCACGGGCAGGACCGGACATGGTTGCCGGCGCGGAAATGTAGATATGTGTGCTGGAGACGCCGCGCGAGTCTGCGCGCTGGGAGAACTTGTGCAGGTTGCCGAGAGTTTCGCGAGGGATGCCGAGGCCGGCCGAATCCCGGCGGAACTGAAAGGAGGAGGCCGAAGCGATTCCCGAGTGCACGAGCGGCTTGCTGTTGACGGGGACGATGGTAGGCTGACCGAGGTGCGGCGGATGGATGGGACGCAGCGGAGGTCCGGTTCGTCCTGTGCCAGAGCCGCCCCCGCCGTACTGCAGGGCGGTTGCGGTTCCGTTATTGAGCCCGTTCCAGTAGCCGCCCGGCTGCCATCCCCAGCCCATGCCAGAACACATCGACCAACTGCCGTAGTGATAGGGCATCCATCCCCAGGGATAGGGCGAGACCCAGCTGTATCCGGTGGAGTAATAGGCCCACGCGCCGTTGGAGTAGGGGTCCCATGCCGCGCTGGCGAAGTAGGGCCGCCACATCATGCCGCAGCCGGGAGCATCGACAAAGCTGCCGTAGTAGGCCATGTCATTGACGCCGTACGAATACGGCGTGCCGACACCGCTGAAGGCGGCCGCGCGGGCGTGGTAGTCCATGTTGCGCTTGTCCCAGTCGTCGAGGATGCCCTGATAGGCGACGCCTTTGGAGATGGCCGGTGTGGTCTGCTGGGCGAGATTGAAGGTGAGTGTTTTCTTTTTGGGGACGTCGAGGGCGGACGAGGAATCGCCAATGCGAAGTGGGCCGCCCAGAGAAGCGAGCTGCGCCTGCTGCTGGTCCATTTGGAGGCGGATGTGCGAGGCGGGCGGCAAGACGACGCTGCGGTTCCCAAAGACGAGCGTGAATTGGTCGGCGCGGGACTTCATGAGGCTGACGTAGACGGTGCCTTTGGCCACGTGGACCGTGGAGAGCGTTGAACCGGCGGTATCCCGTTCGAGGCGGGGGAATTCCAAGGCCGTGTTGGGGCCAAGGCGCAGCGTGGAGTTGTCCTCGAACTCGATTTCGGCGACGCCCATACCGGTTTCGACCTTGCTGTTTTCGACGATGGGGAGATTGGCCATGGCGGGCTCGAAACCGCGGCCGATGGCGCGGTCGACCTGCACGGCTCCTTTGACCTCACTGAGGCGGACGATGCGCACCTTGGAGTGAGCTGCGGGGGCTTGCGCGGGAGCCTGCGCGGCGGAGGCCTCTGAGACGGGCGCCAGGGGCGCTTGAACGGATTGGGCCGGAATCGGCGCTGCGAGAGAAAGAAACGCGAGGAAGGTGCTTGCGACGGGTAGAGTGGACGCTTTCATGCCCACCTCCTTTGACGTGCGGCGAACGCTCAAGGAAGATCGCAGCGACCGAGCACGCCAATGGCCCATATGGTAGCACGAAGCGAATTCGGTGGGCACGGGTCTGCGGGGCCGCTTTGGACGACGTTGAAGGTGGACAAGTTGCGAGGAATGACGAAGCAGCAGCTGACGGTCGCCTGCTCCAGGATTTAAGTAGGCAACGGGTAACCGAAGCGATAGGATGAGGGGACTTCCCCGGAGGCCAACGTGGAGTCCAGCCGCCGCAATCCGCCCGTGTGGGTGATGGGTCTGTCCAACGCCACGCTGGGATTCATTACAGGCATCGCTTTCTTCGTGCTGCCCCAGTTGATGTCGGACGAGCACGTGCCGGAGGCGCGCATTGCTGTTATGACGGCGCTAGCCATATCTCCCAACTTTTGGGCGGTGGCGTTCAGCCCCATGCTGGATGTGCGCTTCAGCCGGCGCTGGTACGCCACATTTTGGGCGGCCCTGGCGGGCATCTCAACCACAGTTGCGTTCCTCAGCCTGCATCATCTTGTGGTGCTGGAGGTAGCGATGGTCGTGGCTGTTGCGACAGCCGCACTCTCTGGCGGCGCCCTCGGGGGCTGGCTCTCGAACGTCACTCCCGAGCAGGACAGAAATACGCTGAGCAAGTGGATGAACATCGGGCTGGTCAGCGGCACCGGCGTGGTGTCTGTGCTGGGCGGAGAACTGTTTCGCCATCTGCCGGTTTGGCTCGCGGCAATGCTGATGGGAGCAATCGTCTTTCTTCCGGCAACGGCCTTTCTCTTCATCCCCGCCCCTGGGCCGGACAGGCGCCTTGCAGCCGAAAGCTTCGGCCAGTTCAATCGCGAGGTTCTGGCGCTGCTGCGCCGCCGGGAAGTGGTGGTTGTGCTACTGCTGTTCCTCTCGCCGTGCAGCTCGTTTGTAATGCCCAACCTGCTTGGCGGCCTCGGGAACGACTTTCATGCATCCGCGCGGGCGGTGAGCCTGGCCGGAGGAGTAGGAGCCTTCATCCCGGGCATCCTGGGCTGCTTTGTCTTTCCGCCCATCGCCAGACGGCTGCCGCTGCGCTTCTTCTATCTGGCGAACGGCATTCTGGGCAGCCTGTTCACGCTCAGCCTGATTCTGCTGCCACACCTGACATGGACCTATGCGCTGGCCCTCTTTGGTGAGTACCTGTTCCAGGCCGTCGCATTCTCCATCCAGATTGGAATTGTGTTTGAGGCCATCGGGACCAACAATCCGCTGGCCGCGACAACGTTTGCCTTTCTCACCTCTGCCACGAATGTTCCAGTCACATACATGGCTCTAGCCGATGGGCACGCTTACTCCTTCGCTGGCATCGCGGGCACACTTGTGACGGACGCCTCGATCGGGATTGCGACGTGCGTACTGGCGGGAATCCTGCTGGCGCGGTTTGATTCCGTGGCGACGAGGCAGCAGGTTGCAGGCGCTGAGCTGACGGATGCGCTGCAGGAAGAGAGCTGAGGGATTGAGCTGCGGATTGCGTGAACTGAAAAGGCCCGGAGCGGATGCCCCGGGCCTTTGATTGTATGCAGTGGATTGCCGGAGGTTATTCGCCGGCGGCTTCGACGGCCTTGGTCTGGGCGACGGTCCAGTCGGGGGCGCCGACCTTGAAGCGGGCGAAGCGGCGGATGGTGATGTTTTCGCCGAGCTTGCCGACCTTCTGCGCGATGAGTTCCTTGATGCTGATGGACTGCTCCTTGATGAAAGGCTGCTCCAGGAGACAGACCTCCTCGTAGAACTTGGCCATCTTGCCTTCCACGATCTTCTCGATGACCGGTGCGGGCTTGCCGGTGGCGGCAGCCTGGGCGCGGTAGATTTCCTTCTCGCGCTCCATGTCCTCGGGGGTCACGTCCTCAGGCTTGACGTAGCGCGGATCGCTGGCCGCGATGTGCATGGCGATATCCTTGAGCAGTTCCTGGAAGTCTTCCGTGCGGGCGACGAAATCGCTCTCGCAGTTGACCTCGATGAGCACGCCGATTTTGCCGCCGGCGTGGATGTAGGTGCCCACGGCGCCCTCATTGGTGGAGCGGGCGGCCTTTTTCTGCGCAGAGGCCATGCCGCGCTTACGCAGCACGACGAACGCGTCCTCGATGTTTCCCTTGGTCTCCTGGAGAGCCTTGAGGCAGTCGCCCATGGGCGCGCCGGACTTCTCACGAAGATCCTTTACCAGTTTGGCATCAATCTTTTCGCTCACTGTCGTCATCTCTCTTTTTCCAGTCTTCGCATCTATCATGCCGGATGGTTCCCGGCAAAAGAAAAGCGTGGCAGTCTGCATGCGCGGCCACGCTGTTCTTGGTGTGCGCACGGCTGTGCGCAGGAAAGGTTAAAAGCCGCCTTCAACCGCTTCAGCTTCATCCAGGGCCGCAACGGCCGGGGCCTTGCGGATGCCGCCGCCCAGGGCTGCTTCCAGGTCCACTTCCTCGGCAGAGGCAGCCTCAACGGCCACGATCTCTTCCACGGGAACGGGCAGCTCCTCGGCAAAGGCCTTGTCGCCCACCAGGTTCACGCCCTCGGCTGCCGAGTCGGCAATCTTGGAGGTGAAGAGGCGAATGGCGCGCAGGGCGTCGTCGTTGCCGGGAATCACGTAGTCAACGACCGTGGGGTCGCAGTTGGTGTCCACCACCGCCACGACGGGGATGCCGAGCTTGCGGGCTTCCTTGACGGCAATCGCCTCGTTGTTCGAGTCGACGATGAACAGGGCGTCGGGCAGGCGCTTCATGGTCTTGATGCCGGCCAGGTTCGCCTGCAGGTGCTTGCGCTCCCGCTCGAGGCGAATGACTTCCTTCTTGGTCAGCAGTTCGTAGCGGCCATCCGTGGCCATATCATCCAATTCCTGAAGGCGCTTCACCGACTTCTGCACCGTCACCCAGTTGGTGAGCAGACCGCCGAGCCAGCGCTGGTTGATGTAGGGCATTCCAGCACGGTTGGCCTCTTCAGCCACGGCGTCCTGCGCCTGGCGCTTGGTGCCGACGAAGAGAATCGTCTTGCCTCCCGCGCACAGTTCAGTGACGAACTTGGACGCATCCTTGAACAGCTTGAGCGTCTTCTGCAGGTCGATGATGTAGATTCCGTTGCGCTCGCCGAAGATGTATTCCTTCATCTTCGGATTCCAGCGCTTCGTCTGGTGCCCGAAGTGGACGCCTGCTTCGAGCAGCTCTTTCATGGTGATGTTAGCCACTGATCCTCCTTTGTTGGATTGCATCCTCCGCGGCGGAACCCATCAGGGCCCGGATCGCTCGGGATTCATTCCCGTAGCCCGCCCCGTGTGAGCGGGTGCGGGAAGATTTGGCTCCGGTTTCTTGAGACTCCGTCGCCGAATTCCCGGAACCGGTTGAACTCGGCGACAAACTTTAAAGTCGCCCAGCCGAGGGCGGCTGGGCCTACATCAGACAGAGGCGATTAACGCTTCGAGAACTGGAAGCGCTTGCGCGCGCCCTTCTGTCCGTACTTCTTGCGTTCCTTCTGTCGCGCGTCGCGGGCGAGGAAGCCTTCCGCCTTGAGCTTGGCGCGCAGTTCAGGGTTGAATTCCTGGAGAGCGCGAGCCATGCCCATGCGCACCGCGCCGGCCTGCGAAGCCACTCCGCCGCCATCGCAATTGACGACGACGTTGAAGTTGCCTGCGGTCTCGGTCAGCACCAGGGCAGACTTCGCCATGATCCGCTGCGCATCGGTCACAAAATACTGATCGAAGGGCTTGCCGTTGACGGTGAATTCGCCGTTGCCGGGACGAAGGAAAACACGGGCTGTCGCCGACTTGCGGCGTCCCGTTCCGTAGTATTGAACCTGTTCAGCCATTGGCTCTCGTAATCCTTATGCTCGCTTGGCGGCGACTGCGGCCACGACCGGCTTCTGCGCGGTGTGAGGATGCTTATCGTCGCGATAAACTTTCAATTTGCTGCCCATGGCACGGCCGAGCTTGTTCTTCGGCAGCATGCCCTTGATGGCATCTTCCAGAACCTGCTCCGGACGGCGCTCCATGCGCTTGGTGAACTCTTCTTCCCGCAGGCCGCCGGGGAATCCGGTGTAGTGGCGGTAAACCTTGGACTCAGACTTCAGCCCGGTGAGCTTCACTTTGGCGGCGTTGATAACGATGACGTGATCGCCGGTATCCATGAAGGGCGTATAGCGGGGATTGTTCTTGCCGGAAAGAATGCGCGCGACCCGCGAAGCGAGGCGGCCCAGAGTCTGGCCGTCAGCGTCCACGATGAACCATTTGCGCGCGATTTCCCCCTTGGGGAAATAGGTGCTCATTGCAAAATCTCCCAAAATTTAAAGAAACCGCTCAGAAGACCGCTCGGTCACAAGGGGTCCCGAACTCAGACGTACGAAGTGTCTGTATCCAGGGGAAACCAGGGCGCTCAAAAAGCACAACTAGAGCGTGGACCGTCAGGCGGGCAACCGCAGGACAGCGTAAAGACTAAAGGTTACCGGAACTTGGCGCGAATTGTCAACGCAGGACAACTACTCGCGCCCGGCCGAGGCACGGTAACGGAAGTAACATTATAGCTCGAAATAGCTCGAAGTCGGGCACGAGCAAGTCTGGACACCCTGCCCATGAATTTCTGCATCCGGTAGGACTGAAGCGAGAGGATTCGTTGTGGCTGCAGATTCAGCCGAGTTCTCCGGAGGAGAAAGGTATGAAGCACAAGCTATTTCTGCCGATGTTTGTTTGTATTCTCGCGTGCGCTGCGTTCGCTCAGTCGAGGGTTATCCCGCAAGGGACAAACATTAAGGTAAGAACCGACACCGCCGTTCCGGCGAAGCCGGTTTCGGGACAGGTCTACACGGCCGACGTGAGCGAAGACGTGATGGACAAGAGCGGTGCGGTTGCCATTCCGCGCGGCTCCAGAGCTACCCTGGTTGCGACTCCGACCGAGAATGGCAAGGACATGTTGCTGGACTTGCGCACGGTTACGGTGAATGGACGCCGTTACCTGTTGAGCGCGTCGGGTTCGAACCAGTCCTCGTCATCGAGCGGCTTGGGAATGAATAAGCGAACCGGAAAGTACGTCGGTGGCGGAGCCGCGGTTGGCGCAGTGCTTGGCGCACTGATGGGTGGCGGCAAGGGTGCCGCAATCGGAGCGCTCGTAGGCGGCGCCGGTGGCGCGGGCGCTCAGGTACTCACGGGAAAGAAGAAGGGATTGCCAGCGGAAACAGAGCTGAACTACAAGACCGCGCAGGATCTTTATTTGCGCCCGAGCGGGGCTGTCCGTTCGCATGGGTTGCAGAAGCGACCAGCGCAATAAGGCATTCAGCTGCGGTGCGGAGCTCGGACCGACGAGTTTTCCCAATCCAGTTCGCGCTTCGGAGGACGGCGTTCGTCCATCTGATCGACGGTCCCGATGATGAGGCCGTTGTCGTCGGGATGAGTGCGTGCGCAGCGTTCGAACGGGCGATCGCTGTTCAGCAGATCGTTCACAAGCCTTTTGGCGCGTTCGCTGAGAACGCGATCGGGAAGAACATGGAAATGGCGAAAAGTCCAGATGAGCAGCAGTCGCTCTTTGAAGGTTAGACGAATGCAACGGACTCCGTAGGGAGTGAGAATATGGAGGACGCCGGCGCGCAATTTACTGGTGAGCATTCGACTTCTCAGCTGCTATGGTAACTAAAGGCCCAGACTACCGTCTTTATTCGAGCCACACCATACACCTCCGGGCGTAGTTTGTGCACCTTTTTTGCTGCAATCCTTAAAACTTAAGTCACTTAATCCGGCTTAAGAACCAACCAGTTACGAGGCCGGTGGTGTCGCGAGTACCTCAATTGAGGGGCGAACTCCAAGGTGACAGTACGTTCCTTGCCCCCGCTTCGAAGCATGCACTAAAAAGTTATCGGTATAGCCAAGAGATCCGGGCTCAGAGAGCGATCCGATTTGCGGGCGGCTCCACGTCGATAGCGGGGAATAGCTCGCGAAGAGTTTCGTCAATGCGGTGGACGCTTTCATTGATAATTTGCAGGTGCTCGGAAGGTGCGGAGAGGTGGGCTGCGTACTGGATGCTCTGCAGCGCGTTTCGGACGTTGTGGTTCAGCGAAGCGACAACGCGCAGATCCTCGAAGACTTTCTGCCGGCGCTGCTGCACCGCCTGCACCTCGACCAAGGTGATGATGCCGAAGGCGACTCCGATGACGGCGGCCAGCAACTCACTCGCG
The window above is part of the Terriglobia bacterium genome. Proteins encoded here:
- a CDS encoding FecR domain-containing protein; this translates as MKASTLPVASTFLAFLSLAAPIPAQSVQAPLAPVSEASAAQAPAQAPAAHSKVRIVRLSEVKGAVQVDRAIGRGFEPAMANLPIVENSKVETGMGVAEIEFEDNSTLRLGPNTALEFPRLERDTAGSTLSTVHVAKGTVYVSLMKSRADQFTLVFGNRSVVLPPASHIRLQMDQQQAQLASLGGPLRIGDSSSALDVPKKKTLTFNLAQQTTPAISKGVAYQGILDDWDKRNMDYHARAAAFSGVGTPYSYGVNDMAYYGSFVDAPGCGMMWRPYFASAAWDPYSNGAWAYYSTGYSWVSPYPWGWMPYHYGSWSMCSGMGWGWQPGGYWNGLNNGTATALQYGGGGSGTGRTGPPLRPIHPPHLGQPTIVPVNSKPLVHSGIASASSFQFRRDSAGLGIPRETLGNLHKFSQRADSRGVSSTHIYISAPATMSGPARGGTNSGFVSGATMHRGYAPSLSNSMQPGFSMQPGFAGRAGGGAPASSSAPSFSMPSSGSHVSAPSGGSHR
- a CDS encoding MFS transporter — protein: MESSRRNPPVWVMGLSNATLGFITGIAFFVLPQLMSDEHVPEARIAVMTALAISPNFWAVAFSPMLDVRFSRRWYATFWAALAGISTTVAFLSLHHLVVLEVAMVVAVATAALSGGALGGWLSNVTPEQDRNTLSKWMNIGLVSGTGVVSVLGGELFRHLPVWLAAMLMGAIVFLPATAFLFIPAPGPDRRLAAESFGQFNREVLALLRRREVVVVLLLFLSPCSSFVMPNLLGGLGNDFHASARAVSLAGGVGAFIPGILGCFVFPPIARRLPLRFFYLANGILGSLFTLSLILLPHLTWTYALALFGEYLFQAVAFSIQIGIVFEAIGTNNPLAATTFAFLTSATNVPVTYMALADGHAYSFAGIAGTLVTDASIGIATCVLAGILLARFDSVATRQQVAGAELTDALQEES
- a CDS encoding translation elongation factor Ts codes for the protein MTTVSEKIDAKLVKDLREKSGAPMGDCLKALQETKGNIEDAFVVLRKRGMASAQKKAARSTNEGAVGTYIHAGGKIGVLIEVNCESDFVARTEDFQELLKDIAMHIAASDPRYVKPEDVTPEDMEREKEIYRAQAAATGKPAPVIEKIVEGKMAKFYEEVCLLEQPFIKEQSISIKELIAQKVGKLGENITIRRFARFKVGAPDWTVAQTKAVEAAGE
- the rpsB gene encoding 30S ribosomal protein S2, which encodes MANITMKELLEAGVHFGHQTKRWNPKMKEYIFGERNGIYIIDLQKTLKLFKDASKFVTELCAGGKTILFVGTKRQAQDAVAEEANRAGMPYINQRWLGGLLTNWVTVQKSVKRLQELDDMATDGRYELLTKKEVIRLERERKHLQANLAGIKTMKRLPDALFIVDSNNEAIAVKEARKLGIPVVAVVDTNCDPTVVDYVIPGNDDALRAIRLFTSKIADSAAEGVNLVGDKAFAEELPVPVEEIVAVEAASAEEVDLEAALGGGIRKAPAVAALDEAEAVEGGF
- the rpsI gene encoding 30S ribosomal protein S9; its protein translation is MAEQVQYYGTGRRKSATARVFLRPGNGEFTVNGKPFDQYFVTDAQRIMAKSALVLTETAGNFNVVVNCDGGGVASQAGAVRMGMARALQEFNPELRAKLKAEGFLARDARQKERKKYGQKGARKRFQFSKR
- the rplM gene encoding 50S ribosomal protein L13; this translates as MSTYFPKGEIARKWFIVDADGQTLGRLASRVARILSGKNNPRYTPFMDTGDHVIVINAAKVKLTGLKSESKVYRHYTGFPGGLREEEFTKRMERRPEQVLEDAIKGMLPKNKLGRAMGSKLKVYRDDKHPHTAQKPVVAAVAAKRA